DNA sequence from the bacterium 336/3 genome:
TTCTGTCGATTTGGGAGTGCAAAGGTACGAAGTGTTTTTTAATCTCCAAATTTATTTTTAAATTTTTTTAAAAAAATCTAAAAAACCTTCAAATTTCAAGAAATAAGGACTATTTTTTCTTGAAGGGTATCAAACTTAGTATAAAAAAATGACAATTCCAAAATATTTCAACTAAAATATCATTATAATAGCAACCTATTTTTAAACTAAGCTCTATTATGGATATATCTTATATTATCAATGAATTGGGAGAAGAAAGAGAACTTTATATGAACTCTGTTGCTCCTCCTATCTTTCAAACCTCTATGACTTGTTTTAATACTGTGGAAGCTATGCGGGCAAGTCTTTTTAAAGAATCTGAAACTCCATTTTATACAAGAGGTAATAATCCAACTACTGATATCCTCAGAAAGAAGCTTGCCGCTTTAGAAGAATCTGAAGATTGTCTAGTATTTGGTAGTGGTAGTGCTGCAGTAGCTGCAGCTGTATTGAGTTGTTTAAATAGTGGAGATCATATTATATGTGTTCAAAAACCTTATAGTTGGACTAATAAATTATTAAACATTTGGCTTAAGCGATTTAATGTTTCAGTTACAATGATTGATGGCACAGACACTAATAATTATGAAAAAGCTATTCAATCAAATACAAAAGTAGTATTTCTTGAAAGCCCTAATTCATTTACTTTTGAATTACAAGATATTGAAGCAGTTGCTCAGATAGCCAAAAAGCATGGTTTAGTTAGCATTATAGATAATAGTTATGCAACACCATTAAACCAAAAACCTATTCATATGGGGATAGATATGATTGTTCATTCTGGAACAAAGTATTTAGGAGGACACAGTGATGCTGTTGCTGGTGTACTTTGTGGTAGTAAAGCTCATTTGAAGAAAATTTTTGAAGGAGAATTTATGACTTTGGGAGGGGTTATTTCACCTTTTAATGCTTGGCTTCTTCTAAGAGGACTTAGAACTTTACCTATTCGTATGGAGAGGGTTGCCCAAACAACGCCCCAAATTATTGATTTCTTAGCCGACCATCCTAAAGTAAAAAAGATTTATTATCCGTTTCATCATTCGCATCCACAATATGAATTAGCAAAACGCCAAATGAAAAATCCTGCGGGGCAGTTTTCTATTGAAATTGAGGCAAAGAACATTGAGGAAGTAGAGATGTTTTGTAATTCGTTGAAACGTTTTTTGATGGCAGCCTCTTGGGGAAGTTATGAATCACTGATATTTCCTGCATGTACATTATATGGTTCAGAAAATTATAGCTCTGCTCCTTTTCATTGGAGTTTGATACGTTTTTATATTGGCTTGGAGGAAGCAGATGTACTAATTGAAGATTTAAAACAGGCTTTTGATAAGATAAATAATTAAAAAAACAGGCAAAGTGAATACTTTGCCTGTTTTTTAATCTCCTAAATTATACTGAAAGATGGGATGAAGTGTTTTAGGGTCATCTACTAAAACATCTAAATCTTTTATTTTTCCTGTTTTTAAGTCAAACACCCAACCATGAATGCTCAACTCTCTATTAGCCCATGCCTTTTGCACAAAGGATGTTTCTGCAAGGTTATAAACTTGCTCTTTTACATTTAACTCTACAAGTCTATCAGCTTTTATCTTTTCATCTTCGATGTTGTCAAGCTCTTCACGATGTTTGAAATATACTTCTTTAATATTCCAAAGCCATTTATTAACCAAGCCAAAATCTGTATTCTTCATGGAAGATATTACACCACCACAACCATAATGCCCACATACAATAATATGTTGTACATGTAATACTTGAACAGCGTATTGCAAAACACTTAAAAAATTCAAATCTGTATGAACTACCAAATTAGCAATATTTCTGTGTACAAAAACTTCGCCTGGTTTAGCTCCAGTTACTTCTTCAGCAGGTACTCGACTATCAGAGCAACCTATCCATAAAAATTTGGGACTCTGGCCTTTAGCGAGATCCTCAAAATAACCTGGTTCTTTTTCAATCTTTTCTGTTACCCATTTTTCATTATTAAGTAACATTTGTTGGTAAATACTTACATCTACTGCCATAGTATTTTAAAGTTATATGAATTAGTAATTTCAACGAATATAAAGTATTTTTCTTATATTAGGGTATAATTTTAGTTAGAAGAAAAATATTTGCTTGTAAATTTAAACCAAAATATTACATTTGCGTTAAAAACACTACTTAACTTAGTATATTTAAAAAAAAAAATCTATTTTTACATTTTTTACTAAATACTCGTTATATTTAAATACACTTACAACTATTTTTTAAGAAAATTTATACCTTTGAAAATGATTTTTACTTTACAAAAAAACTATGTTCAGTAGCGAAACTCTCTTTTTTTCCTCATTTCTTATTTTTATATTAATCATGCTAGCCCTTGATTTAGGAGTTTTTTCCAAATCAAGTCATATAATTAGCTTTAAAGAGGCTATTATTTGGAGCATTGTTTGGGTTTCTTTAGCATTAGCGTTTTTTGTATTTTTAAGATATGAAGGGCATCTAATTCATGATCCTCAAAATTATGAAGAAATCATTAAACGGGTTGATACAGAAGATAAAGAACTCTTAAAACTTAGCCCTAACAGGCCACATGAAGAGAACCTCCAAGAGTATAGAAATTATATTTCTATAGAATTTCTAACAGCATATTTGATAGAATATTCGCTCTCTGCAGATAACATTTTTGTTATTATTTTAATTTTTGCATCATTTGGCTTACGGGAGGAGTACTTTAAAAAGGTACTGTTCTGGGGCGTTCTGGGTGCTATCATTATGCGTTTTATTTTTATATTTTTAGGCATAGAATTGGTTCAACGATTTCATTTTATCCTTTATATTTTTGGTGCATTCTTGGTGTATCAAGGTATCAAGATTTTCCTTGAGAAAGATGAAGATGATGAGAATATAGATACTCAAAAACACCCTATTGTACGTTTAGCCTCAAAATATTTTGCTGTCTATCCACACTATGAACATGATAAGTTCTTTGTAAAAAAGGATGGTAAAAATATGATGACAACTCTGTTCATCGTTCTCTTAATAGTTGAATTTACTGATTTGGTATTTGCAGTGGACTCTGTACCTGCTGTTTTAGGTATTACACATGACCAACCCATAGCCTACTTTTCTAATATATTTGCAATCATGGGATTACGTTCTATGTTCTTTTTACTATCTAATATCATGCATTTATTCCATTATTTGAAGTATGGTTTAGGTGTACTCCTTACTTTTATTGGAGCAAAGATGTTATTAGAAGTTCCTTTAAAGTCCATAGGGTTCAAACCATCTTATTCTATATATATAATTTTGGCTATTTTAGTAACAAGTATAGTTTTATCTCTTATTTTCCCTAAAAAGGAGGATGAAGACTTGAATAAATCTGTTGTATCTGATGATAAAAAACCCAGTGATGTATGAGTAAAGTAAAAAAATATGGTATTATCGCTTTAATAAGCATTGTTTTAATATTTATAGCTTATGCCTCATTTATGTCTTTTGCTTGTTATAGCGAAGGTTCTCGTTCAGGGGTATTAGATAAATTTTCTAAAAAAGGAGCTATTTTTAAAACATGGGAAGGTGAATTGAGACAAGGCACTGAAGATAGAATTAACCCTCAGAAATTTGTTTTTTCAGTAAATTCATCAGAAGAGCAAACACTTAAAGATTTAGATAGTTTTTCAGGAAAGCAGATTAAGGTCTATTATTGTCAAAAATATTGGACTTTTCCTTGGCAAGGAGATAGTGAATATTTTGTTAATAAAGTTGTTCTTGTTAAATAACTCATCAGTTTATATAAACAAAAAAGCCTTTCTAATTGAAAGGCTTTTTTGTTATTTAACTACAGTAGCTTCTGTTACTTCTTCATTGAATTTGGATATAAAATCTTCAATTTTAAAACTACCTAAATCTCCTTGTCCATGTCTACGAATTGATAGACTGTTATTTTCTTGCTCTTTTTCACCTACTACAAGCATATAAGGAATTTTTTTCACTTCAGCATCTCTGATTTTACGTTGTATTTTCTCATCTCTTTCGTCTACATATCCTCTAATATCTTTTTCAGCTAAGATATTTAAGACTTCCTTTGCATACTCATTGAATCGTTCAGAAATTGGTAAAACTGCAATTTGCTCAGGAGCCAACCACAAAGGGAAATTACCTGCACAATGTTCTGTAAGTACTGCAATAAAGCGTTCCATTGAACCAAATGGAGCTCTATGAATCATTACAGGACGATGTTTTTGATTATCAGAACCAACATACTCTAGTTCAAAACGATCAGGAAGTTGGTAATCTACTTGTATTGTACCTAGTTGCCATTTTCTACCCAAAGCATCACGTACCATAAAATCTAATTTTGGTCCATAAAATGCAGCCTCTCCATACTCTACAACTGTATTTAGACCTTTTTCTAAAGCTACGGCTTGTATATCTGCTTCTGCTTTGTCCCAATCCTCCTCTTTTCCTATATATTTTTGTCTTTCTGTTTGATGACGTAGAGAAATTTGTGCTGTATATTCTTCAAAACCTAAAGCTTTGAAAACATATAAAACCAAATCTATTACTTTTCCAAATTCACTACGAACTTGCTCTGCTGTACAAAAAATATGAGCATCATCTTGAGTAAAACCTCTCACACGAGTAAGTCCATGTAATTCTCCACTTTGCTCATAACGATATACTGTTCCAAACTCTGCTAAACGTAGAGGCAAATCTTTGTAAGAGCGAGGTTTTGACTTATAAATTTCACAATGATGTGGACAATTCATAGGTTTAAGCAAGAATAATTCATCCTCTTCTGGTGTATGAATAGGCTGAAAAGAGTCTGCTCCATATTTTTCCCAATGTCCAGAAATCTCATATAACTTCTTACTTCCAATATGAGGTGTAACTACAGGAGAATAACCTGCCTTCATTTGAGCTTTTCTTAAAAATTGTTCTAAGCGTTCTCTCAATAAAGTTCCTTTTGGTAACCATAGAGGTAAACCTTTACCAACATTTTCAGAAAAAGTGAATAATTCTAATTCTTGCCCAAGTTTTCTATGATCTCTTTTCTTTGCTTCTTCTAGTAAATGTAAATATTCTTTTAGCTCTTTATCTTGGGGAAATGTAACTGCATAAACTCTTGTTAATTGTTTTCTATCAGTTTGTCCAAGCCAGTAAGCTCCTGCAACATTCATTAGTTTTACAGCTTTAATAAAACCTGTATTAGGAATATGAGGTCCACGACAAAGGTCTGTAAAATTTCCTTGTTGATAGAATGTGATTTCACCATCATTCAGTCTATTTAAAAGTTCTAATTTATACTCATCTCCTTTTTCTTGAAAATATTTAATAGCATCTGCTTTAGATATCTCTGAACGTATATATTCATTTTTTTGGCGAGCAAGCTCTAACATTTTTGCTTCTATTTTAGCAAAATCTTCTTGTGTTAAAGCTTTATCTCCTGTATCTATATCATAGTAGAAACCCGTTTCAATCGCTGGACCAATACCAAATTTTGTTCCTGGCAATATAGCTTCAATGGCTTCAGCCATTAAGTGAGCAGAGGAATGCCAAAATGTAGCTTTTCCTTCTGTATCTTTCCATGTTAATAATTGTAGGTGAGCATCTTGATTAATGGGGCGTGTAACATCTTGTACAATTCCATTTATTTTTGCAGAAAGTACGTTACGAGCTAATCCTTCGCTGATACTTAGAGCCACATCTA
Encoded proteins:
- a CDS encoding cystathionine beta-lyase; the protein is MDISYIINELGEERELYMNSVAPPIFQTSMTCFNTVEAMRASLFKESETPFYTRGNNPTTDILRKKLAALEESEDCLVFGSGSAAVAAAVLSCLNSGDHIICVQKPYSWTNKLLNIWLKRFNVSVTMIDGTDTNNYEKAIQSNTKVVFLESPNSFTFELQDIEAVAQIAKKHGLVSIIDNSYATPLNQKPIHMGIDMIVHSGTKYLGGHSDAVAGVLCGSKAHLKKIFEGEFMTLGGVISPFNAWLLLRGLRTLPIRMERVAQTTPQIIDFLADHPKVKKIYYPFHHSHPQYELAKRQMKNPAGQFSIEIEAKNIEEVEMFCNSLKRFLMAASWGSYESLIFPACTLYGSENYSSAPFHWSLIRFYIGLEEADVLIEDLKQAFDKINN
- a CDS encoding carbonate dehydratase, giving the protein MAVDVSIYQQMLLNNEKWVTEKIEKEPGYFEDLAKGQSPKFLWIGCSDSRVPAEEVTGAKPGEVFVHRNIANLVVHTDLNFLSVLQYAVQVLHVQHIIVCGHYGCGGVISSMKNTDFGLVNKWLWNIKEVYFKHREELDNIEDEKIKADRLVELNVKEQVYNLAETSFVQKAWANRELSIHGWVFDLKTGKIKDLDVLVDDPKTLHPIFQYNLGD
- a CDS encoding threonyl-tRNA synthetase yields the protein MDKIKITLPDGAVKEYNKGTTALDVALSISEGLARNVLSAKINGIVQDVTRPINQDAHLQLLTWKDTEGKATFWHSSAHLMAEAIEAILPGTKFGIGPAIETGFYYDIDTGDKALTQEDFAKIEAKMLELARQKNEYIRSEISKADAIKYFQEKGDEYKLELLNRLNDGEITFYQQGNFTDLCRGPHIPNTGFIKAVKLMNVAGAYWLGQTDRKQLTRVYAVTFPQDKELKEYLHLLEEAKKRDHRKLGQELELFTFSENVGKGLPLWLPKGTLLRERLEQFLRKAQMKAGYSPVVTPHIGSKKLYEISGHWEKYGADSFQPIHTPEEDELFLLKPMNCPHHCEIYKSKPRSYKDLPLRLAEFGTVYRYEQSGELHGLTRVRGFTQDDAHIFCTAEQVRSEFGKVIDLVLYVFKALGFEEYTAQISLRHQTERQKYIGKEEDWDKAEADIQAVALEKGLNTVVEYGEAAFYGPKLDFMVRDALGRKWQLGTIQVDYQLPDRFELEYVGSDNQKHRPVMIHRAPFGSMERFIAVLTEHCAGNFPLWLAPEQIAVLPISERFNEYAKEVLNILAEKDIRGYVDERDEKIQRKIRDAEVKKIPYMLVVGEKEQENNSLSIRRHGQGDLGSFKIEDFISKFNEEVTEATVVK